One Triticum dicoccoides isolate Atlit2015 ecotype Zavitan chromosome 4B, WEW_v2.0, whole genome shotgun sequence genomic window carries:
- the LOC119294532 gene encoding 2-methyl-6-phytyl-1,4-hydroquinone methyltransferase 2, chloroplastic-like — translation MGSTKPLRLIQHKKEALWFYSFISFGYDHVFNPGQYTEDMRDISLEHARLHSRALKVVDVGGGTGFTTLGVVRYVDPENVTLLDQSPHQLDKARKKKALRGIKIMEGDAEDLPFPADTFDRYVSAGSIEYWPDPQRGIKEAYRVLSADGVACMIGPVRPTFWLSRFFADMWMLFPTEEEYIEWFERAGFKDVELTRIGPKWYRGARRHGLVIGCCVTGIKTQSGDSPLQLGPKAEDVSKPHVNPIFVFFRFLIGTICATYFFLVPIYMWIKDKIVPQGRPI, via the exons ATGGGTTCCACCAAGCCACTCCGGCTGATCCAGCACAAGAAGGAGGCCCTCTGGTTCTACAGCTTCATCTCCTTCGGCTACGACCATGTGTTCAACCCAGGCCAGTACACCGAGGACATGCGCGACATCTCCCTGGAGCATGCTCGCCTCCATAGCCGGGCCCTCAAGGTGGTCGACGTCGGTGGTGGCACTGGCTTCACCACGCTCGGCGTCGTCCGGTATGTCGACCCCGAGAACGTGACGCTGCTCGACCAGTCGCCGCACCAACTCGACAAGGCCAGAAAGAAGAAGGCCCTCAGGGGCATCAAGATCATGGAGGGTGACGCCGAGGACCTCCCCTTCCCCGCCGACACCTTCGACCGATACGTCTCCGCTGGCAG CATTGAGTATTGGCCTGATCCGCAGCGGGGGATCAAGGAGGCCTACAGGGTCCTGAGCGCCGACGGCGTGGCTTGTATGATAGGCCCCGTTCGCCCGACGTTCTGGCTATCTCGCTTCTTCGCTGACATGTGGATGCTCTTCCCCACGGAGGAAGAGTACATCGAGTGGTTCGAGAGGGCTGGCTTCAAGGATGTCGAGCTCACCAGAATCGGGCCAAAGTGGTACCGCGGTGCCCGTAGGCATGGCCTGGTCATAGGGTGCTGTGTCACAGGCATCAAGACACAAAGCGGGGACTCCCCTTTGCAG CTTGGTCCGAAGGCCGAGGATGTTAGCAAGCCACATGTGAACCCCATCTTCGTCTTCTTTcggttcctcattgggacaatttgTGCCACATACTTCTTCCTAGTGCCCATTTACATGTGGATCAAGGACAAGATTGTGCCCCAAGGCCGGCCTATCTAA